In Streptomyces longhuiensis, the following proteins share a genomic window:
- a CDS encoding glycoside hydrolase family 43 protein gives MADPHPVIPGFHPDPSVCRVGDDYYLACSSFEYVPGVPLFHSRDLVHWRQIGNVLDRPGQLRLPWDTPSSAGIYAPTLRHHDGRFWLITTNVSEGGGNLLVSATDPAGPWSDPVPLPGVPGIDPDLAWDEDGVCWVTVAGISQVRIDPYTGETFGEPRPLWSGTPGAKAPEAPHLYHVGDHWYLLIAEGGTERGHAVSVARGPAPTGPFEPCPANPVLTHRSTDESVQNTGHADLVQAPDGTWWMVFLGVRPRGGTPGWHVLGRETFLAPVTWEDGWPVVGPPVTAGPASVSAEPFTDDFDDADLRPSWISLRHRSPRHCTTKERPGRLTLHALGGGPDAADVTFVGHRQQHLSCRVRAHLDPADGTGGLAVRLDERHHYEIEADAAEVRVIARVGPLRTVVASTPRATAGGPLVIGVDVTPTHTPLDARTGPDTLAFGVEDPHGTFTALATLDGRYLSTEVAGGFTGRVIGLYAATGTAHFDWFRYEPLAI, from the coding sequence ATGGCAGACCCACACCCGGTCATCCCCGGGTTCCACCCGGACCCCAGCGTCTGCCGCGTCGGCGACGACTACTACCTGGCGTGCTCGAGCTTCGAGTACGTGCCCGGGGTGCCGCTCTTCCACAGCCGCGATCTGGTGCACTGGCGGCAGATCGGCAACGTCCTCGACCGGCCCGGCCAGCTGCGGCTGCCCTGGGACACACCCTCCTCGGCCGGGATCTACGCGCCGACGCTGCGCCACCACGACGGCCGCTTCTGGCTGATCACCACCAATGTGAGCGAGGGCGGCGGCAACCTGCTCGTCTCCGCCACCGACCCGGCGGGCCCCTGGTCGGACCCGGTCCCCCTGCCCGGTGTCCCCGGCATCGACCCGGATCTCGCCTGGGACGAGGACGGCGTGTGCTGGGTCACGGTCGCCGGGATCTCCCAGGTCCGTATCGACCCGTACACCGGCGAGACGTTCGGCGAACCGCGCCCTCTGTGGTCCGGCACGCCGGGCGCCAAGGCCCCGGAGGCGCCGCACCTGTACCACGTGGGCGACCATTGGTACCTGCTGATCGCCGAGGGCGGCACCGAGCGCGGGCATGCCGTCTCCGTGGCCCGCGGCCCCGCGCCCACCGGCCCCTTCGAACCGTGCCCGGCCAATCCTGTCCTGACCCACCGCAGCACCGACGAATCCGTCCAGAACACCGGCCACGCCGATCTGGTGCAAGCGCCCGACGGCACGTGGTGGATGGTGTTCCTCGGGGTGCGGCCGCGCGGCGGCACCCCTGGCTGGCACGTGCTCGGCCGCGAGACCTTCCTCGCGCCGGTCACCTGGGAGGACGGCTGGCCGGTCGTCGGACCGCCGGTGACGGCCGGGCCCGCCTCCGTCTCCGCCGAACCCTTCACGGACGACTTCGACGACGCCGATCTGCGGCCCTCCTGGATCTCGCTCCGCCACCGGTCCCCCCGGCACTGCACGACGAAGGAACGGCCGGGCCGGCTGACGCTCCACGCCCTCGGGGGCGGCCCCGACGCCGCCGACGTCACCTTCGTCGGCCACCGGCAGCAGCACCTGTCCTGCCGCGTCCGCGCCCACCTCGACCCGGCGGACGGCACCGGCGGCCTTGCGGTCCGGCTCGACGAACGGCATCACTACGAGATCGAGGCCGACGCCGCCGAGGTACGGGTGATCGCCCGCGTCGGACCGCTGCGCACCGTGGTGGCCTCCACGCCCCGGGCGACGGCCGGCGGGCCGCTCGTGATCGGCGTCGACGTGACCCCCACCCACACCCCACTCGACGCACGCACCGGCCCCGACACGCTCGCCTTCGGCGTCGAGGATCCGCACGGCACCTTCACCGCACTCGCGACCCTCGACGGCCGCTATCTGTCGACCGAGGTGGCCGGCGGGTTCACCGGTCGCGTCATCGGCCTGTACGCCGCGACCGGCACCGCCCACTTCGACTGGTTTCGCTACGAGCCGCTCGCCATCTGA